AAACCGGCAAATACCGTTAGCCACGCAAACATGGCAATTACAACCATAAAACGGGGGATGAACATAAGAAAAGGAATTTTCAAGGCTTTGGCCAACTGGAAAGTACCAGTCGTATACATGGCAAGAGGAAACGCCATTCCCCAAAATTGCGGGTCGTAGGTCAGGGGATAGCGGTGATAAAGATGGCGCCATATCATGAGGCTAAACAGCAATGGAATCCACCATGTGCCTGTTATCCAGAAAAATAAAGTAAATCCCTTCAAAAAGGGAGTTAGCTCTATAAGGAGTGGCCATTTTTGGACATGCAGAATAAGGGTAGATCCCGCCAGAGTGGTGATGGCAACGGCACCCATATTAATCCAATAAGGTGGGGTAAGAGAAGCGTATTTAAGTTCCAAAAAAGTAAATCTGTAAAAAATAAGAGTAATAATGTTCAAATATAGCATACATCCCAACAAGTACATACATAACGTAAAGAATAAGATGATTTCCCGTCCATTTTCCATATAGGGTGAAAGCAATGTGCCAAGTATAGAAATCGATTGTGTTGCGACTGCCGCTATCAACCAAGCTCCGTTGATCCCCGCTGCCAAGGTGGGTTTTTTCCTTCTTACGGTGACTGCCGTAAAAAACGTATACATGATCGTTATCCATAAAAGGATGCCAAATACCCATAAAAAGGCGGCCAGATAATAATTGTCAGCCACTATGATAAGTTGGCTTCCTAGCATACAGGTCGCGGCGACAAATGTAAAGAAACCGGGGCCAAGAGTATGGCTGGTCAAGTCTGCTAATACACGGGGAAAGTATTTGACAAGGCGAATCAAGGTCAAAAGCCACAATGTCACATACGCAATCATGTTAAAAACTAACAGCGACTGGGGAATCCATGGGATATCGAGCAAAAATGTGGCAACAGATAATGCGCCTGTGGCCATGACCAAGGAGAAGTATCCAGGAAAAAGATTGGCTATTTTTTGCTCAATATATTCAATCATTATCTCTGGTCCTCCCGAAACGTATGATGTGATTTCATGATCGTGTAAGCAAATCACGATTTTGAAACCGTTTTACTTGATTGTAGACCCTGTATGCATAAAACGCAATCAATCAGCTGCCAGAATTCATAGCAAATTCCAATGTTTTCATGGTAAAATTTATGGTAATTTTGCAATTATGTACATATCTAGGTATCATAAAGATGTAATCGTTTATCATAGTGTTTTGAAAGTAGATCTGCGGTTGGGGGCTGAAATGGCAAAGACAAAATCCAAAACGAAGTTTATCTGTCAAGATTGCGGATATGAATCTGCAAAATGGCTGGGGAAGTGTCCAGGATGCTCGCAGTGGAATTCCTTTGCAGAAGAAGTCGTTCCAACAACGTCAGAGCGCATCCCGTCCAATCAGCATCCGCAAGGAAAGCCTGAGTCAATTGCTGCTATTGATACTGGGCAGGAACCGAGAACTTCTACGGGATATCAGGAATTCGACCGGGTATTGGGCGGCGGAATTGTTTCCGGTTCATTAGTGCTTGTCGGTGGCGACCCTGGTATTGGAAAATCAACGTTGCTTCTGCAAACTTCATTTTCTGTAGCAAAGCAAGGGAAAAAAGTACTATATGTGACGGGAGAGGAATCTTCCAAACAAATCAAGCTGCGGGCGGACCGTTTGCAAACGATCGCGGATGAATTGTTTATACTTCCCGCTACCGATCTGGAATTTATCGAGACGCAAATTCGCCATTTGCAGCCGGATTTTGTAA
Above is a window of Fodinisporobacter ferrooxydans DNA encoding:
- a CDS encoding tellurite resistance/C4-dicarboxylate transporter family protein translates to MIEYIEQKIANLFPGYFSLVMATGALSVATFLLDIPWIPQSLLVFNMIAYVTLWLLTLIRLVKYFPRVLADLTSHTLGPGFFTFVAATCMLGSQLIIVADNYYLAAFLWVFGILLWITIMYTFFTAVTVRRKKPTLAAGINGAWLIAAVATQSISILGTLLSPYMENGREIILFFTLCMYLLGCMLYLNIITLIFYRFTFLELKYASLTPPYWINMGAVAITTLAGSTLILHVQKWPLLIELTPFLKGFTLFFWITGTWWIPLLFSLMIWRHLYHRYPLTYDPQFWGMAFPLAMYTTGTFQLAKALKIPFLMFIPRFMVVIAMFAWLTVFAGFIRCQFRSFKNINPNKKV